A region from the Mesomycoplasma hyopneumoniae J genome encodes:
- a CDS encoding YbhB/YbcL family Raf kinase inhibitor-like protein yields MIKIYIKNVKNGVLDTKFGNGNLGKKYPNSVSFPLKWDKIKAAKSYAVTLIDYEATGELGFVFIHWIAANIKKNKLKWDDSFARPEKMYQFENSMTKHATNYLLDEFYREHPDGVYFGPLPPLKDHNYRLEVFALDVENIIPEDLKNKRLFYDDFLELIKNHVLDYGITSFLYRSHGKMENNLLSKKSISKSELNAPLPKNQENFFLDFQPINFSSEALLPRENDYHVLDLDFLGKQGASPFFSARNFDLKIYSESEKIKEYVLIITSFAETNSLGVGLNSWVRVGIIKEENDYKTELKPGKNPYDLFESEYPILNSFGLFCAGSIAQKLGLDSEEKFEFIKSKYGLIYLSGLTSGQGKYQLEIFGLNSQINWSEIARNLDRPLNSFDVLQTIKSKVIGYNRTFFKLI; encoded by the coding sequence ATGATAAAAATTTATATTAAAAATGTTAAAAATGGGGTTCTAGATACTAAATTTGGAAATGGTAATTTAGGAAAAAAGTACCCTAATTCAGTTAGTTTTCCGCTAAAATGAGATAAAATTAAAGCGGCAAAATCTTATGCTGTCACCTTAATTGATTATGAAGCCACTGGTGAATTAGGTTTTGTTTTTATCCACTGGATTGCGGCAAATATTAAAAAAAATAAGCTAAAATGGGATGATTCCTTTGCCCGACCTGAAAAAATGTATCAATTTGAAAATTCAATGACAAAGCATGCAACAAATTATTTGCTAGATGAATTTTATCGTGAACATCCTGATGGAGTTTATTTTGGGCCTCTGCCACCTTTAAAAGATCACAATTATCGACTTGAGGTTTTTGCCCTTGATGTTGAAAATATAATTCCAGAGGATCTTAAAAATAAGCGGCTTTTTTATGATGATTTTCTTGAATTGATCAAAAATCATGTACTTGATTATGGAATAACTTCGTTTTTATATCGTTCTCATGGAAAAATGGAAAACAATTTGCTTTCAAAGAAATCAATATCAAAGTCAGAATTAAATGCACCTTTACCAAAAAATCAAGAAAATTTTTTTCTTGATTTTCAACCAATCAATTTTAGTTCCGAAGCACTTTTGCCCCGCGAAAATGATTACCATGTTCTTGATCTTGATTTTTTAGGAAAACAAGGTGCTAGTCCCTTTTTTAGTGCGCGGAATTTTGATCTAAAAATTTATTCAGAATCGGAAAAAATTAAGGAATATGTGCTAATAATTACAAGTTTTGCCGAGACAAATTCACTTGGAGTCGGTCTTAATTCCTGAGTTCGGGTAGGAATTATAAAGGAAGAAAACGACTATAAAACCGAGTTAAAACCAGGTAAAAATCCTTATGATTTATTCGAAAGTGAATATCCAATTCTAAATAGTTTTGGTCTATTTTGTGCTGGATCAATAGCTCAAAAATTAGGACTAGATTCAGAAGAAAAGTTTGAATTTATCAAGTCAAAATATGGGTTGATTTATCTTAGTGGCCTAACAAGCGGACAAGGAAAGTACCAGTTAGAAATTTTTGGTCTAAATAGTCAAATCAACTGAAGTGAGATTGCACGCAATTTAGATAGACCACTTAATTCCTTTGATGTTCTGCAAACAATCAAATCAAAAGTGATCGGTTATAACCGCACTTTTTTCAAATTAATTTAA
- a CDS encoding MPN499 family protein, whose translation MTNLASFLNNFQKVKINHFVDGYWLVPSFWKIFSPRLTGYVIKKGKSLAEIVENNNLLQKEIIFSFNGDHNFYNFNIALKLRGIDFYLDQNALKNKADNGFFVFYPVKECKIVLDKRSLELIYQGIIPFFSKNYYQKMVEFQREYIKKNQISKEFKGFFWRRMGYKEIYE comes from the coding sequence ATGACTAATTTAGCCAGTTTTTTAAACAATTTTCAAAAAGTTAAAATTAATCATTTTGTTGATGGCTATTGACTTGTTCCTAGTTTTTGGAAAATTTTTTCCCCACGGTTAACCGGATATGTAATTAAAAAAGGGAAAAGCTTAGCTGAAATAGTTGAAAATAACAACCTTCTCCAAAAAGAAATAATTTTTAGTTTTAATGGCGATCATAATTTTTATAATTTCAATATTGCCTTAAAATTAAGAGGAATTGATTTTTATCTTGATCAAAACGCCTTGAAAAACAAAGCAGATAATGGTTTTTTTGTTTTTTATCCGGTTAAGGAATGCAAAATTGTTCTGGATAAACGTTCTTTGGAGCTAATTTATCAAGGAATTATTCCATTTTTTTCAAAAAATTACTATCAAAAAATGGTTGAATTTCAGCGTGAATATATTAAAAAAAACCAAATTAGTAAAGAATTTAAAGGATTTTTTTGAAGAAGAATGGGTTATAAAGAAATTTATGAATAA
- a CDS encoding HAD family hydrolase, with the protein MDKKSSQIIPKDLHKLAQIDNIVFDLDGTLLTSDHEISLRTKAFIDWLQGLEKPKKFIFCSGRPWYFIKKYYYQVKPDYPVISCNGSLIYDFKKNEVVFKKTFLPEKVGKIFEILLKYQVVFLVYTTTKMLAFSKKNQKSSWFTYLRSQNKNFSKAEKLPLTFYDYQELTKKELEKLDVVKFLLIKIDSDPKLFQKASSELEKIEDIYLVQSQEKVIDIMSQGSNKGEGLKFLAQNYQLNLDRSIVFGDAKNDLPMFAIAKYSVAMGQADQSLKEVATFITKSNDQDGIPEFLAKCYD; encoded by the coding sequence ATGGACAAAAAAAGTAGTCAAATTATCCCCAAAGATCTTCATAAACTAGCTCAGATTGATAATATCGTTTTTGATCTTGATGGGACCTTACTAACTTCAGATCATGAAATCAGCCTTCGAACAAAAGCCTTCATTGATTGACTTCAAGGCCTTGAAAAGCCTAAAAAATTTATTTTTTGCTCAGGAAGACCGTGATATTTTATTAAAAAATATTATTATCAAGTCAAACCTGACTATCCAGTAATTAGTTGCAATGGCTCACTGATTTACGATTTTAAAAAAAATGAAGTAGTTTTCAAGAAGACCTTTCTCCCTGAAAAGGTTGGAAAAATTTTTGAGATTCTTTTAAAATATCAAGTAGTTTTTCTAGTCTATACAACAACAAAAATGCTTGCTTTTTCTAAGAAAAATCAAAAAAGTTCTTGATTTACTTATTTAAGATCGCAGAATAAAAATTTTTCTAAGGCCGAAAAATTACCACTTACCTTTTATGACTATCAGGAATTAACAAAAAAAGAACTTGAAAAGCTTGATGTGGTAAAATTTTTGCTTATCAAAATTGATTCTGATCCTAAGTTATTTCAAAAAGCAAGTTCTGAACTTGAAAAAATTGAGGATATCTACCTTGTGCAATCCCAAGAAAAAGTAATCGATATTATGTCTCAGGGTTCTAATAAAGGTGAGGGTCTAAAATTTTTAGCCCAAAATTATCAACTTAACCTTGACCGCAGTATAGTTTTTGGGGATGCCAAAAACGATTTGCCAATGTTTGCAATTGCCAAATATTCAGTCGCGATGGGTCAAGCTGATCAAAGTTTAAAAGAAGTAGCGACTTTTATTACTAAATCTAATGATCAAGACGGCATTCCCGAGTTTTTAGCAAAATGTTATGACTAA
- a CDS encoding L-ribulose-5-phosphate 4-epimerase, with protein sequence MKIKDRNELEELQKAVLEANLLLYRSKLALHTWGNVSAISKDRSYYVIKPSGIPYEKMQFSDMVPVDLENNVLETNLNPSSDTPTHSLIYKADSRIQAIVHTHSPFAVAWAQAGKDIPALGTTHADNFYGSIPCTNSLTDQQIQGEYEHNTGLVILDHFQKNKLDYIGTPAVLVKEHGPFCWSNKSAEDAVKLAMTFEEVAKMAFYTKVINPYQNQANPILQKKHYERKHGKNAYYGQKK encoded by the coding sequence ATGAAAATTAAAGACCGTAACGAACTTGAAGAACTCCAAAAAGCTGTCTTAGAAGCAAATCTTTTACTTTATAGGTCCAAATTAGCACTTCATACCTGGGGAAATGTCTCAGCAATTAGCAAAGATCGCAGTTATTATGTTATAAAACCCAGCGGAATTCCTTATGAAAAAATGCAGTTTTCAGATATGGTTCCTGTTGATCTTGAAAATAATGTCCTTGAAACTAATCTAAACCCTTCAAGTGATACTCCCACGCATTCACTGATCTACAAAGCCGATTCACGAATTCAAGCCATCGTCCATACCCATTCGCCCTTTGCAGTGGCTTGAGCCCAAGCCGGAAAAGACATTCCAGCCTTAGGCACAACCCATGCAGATAATTTCTATGGTTCAATTCCTTGTACAAATTCACTAACAGATCAACAAATTCAAGGTGAATATGAACATAATACCGGGCTTGTTATCCTCGATCACTTTCAAAAAAACAAGCTTGATTATATCGGAACTCCAGCTGTTTTAGTCAAAGAACATGGTCCTTTTTGTTGGTCAAATAAATCTGCTGAGGATGCAGTTAAACTTGCTATGACTTTCGAAGAAGTAGCCAAAATGGCTTTTTATACAAAAGTGATTAATCCTTACCAAAACCAAGCAAATCCTATTCTCCAAAAAAAACATTATGAGCGCAAACACGGAAAAAACGCCTATTATGGACAAAAAAAGTAG
- a CDS encoding L-ribulose-5-phosphate 3-epimerase, giving the protein MSLKSTEPNFFVGIYEKAIDKRFSLIDKIRIAKEAGFNFIEMSVDETDEFASRLDFSNDEIKVILDTLIEHDFYINSMCLSLHRKFPFGSASAKIREKALKIMEKALILAKKLGISIIQLAAYDIYYEEPHPNSEIFFIKTMKKIVALAKKYSIIIAFESMDRKFAGTITRLLYLQKSVGGGVFLYPDLGNLSRFSNDLEVEIKLGKSEIIAFHFKDTLPDTFKNLDFGQGDVDFVSAFKYIINAEINVPFVIEMWHKPENFDQNAEFEQNFQKQVEIIRSAREFFQEKLRLANEN; this is encoded by the coding sequence ATGAGTTTAAAAAGTACTGAACCTAATTTTTTTGTCGGTATCTACGAAAAAGCAATTGATAAACGTTTTTCGTTAATCGATAAAATTAGAATCGCCAAAGAAGCTGGTTTTAATTTTATCGAAATGTCAGTTGATGAAACAGATGAGTTTGCTTCTCGCCTTGATTTTTCCAATGATGAGATTAAAGTAATTTTAGATACTCTAATCGAACATGATTTTTATATAAATTCAATGTGTTTGTCCTTACATCGAAAGTTTCCTTTTGGTTCTGCAAGTGCAAAAATCCGCGAAAAAGCGCTAAAAATTATGGAAAAAGCCTTAATTTTAGCAAAAAAACTCGGAATTTCAATTATCCAACTTGCCGCTTATGATATTTATTATGAGGAACCCCATCCAAATTCGGAAATTTTTTTCATCAAAACAATGAAAAAAATTGTTGCATTAGCAAAAAAATATAGTATAATAATAGCATTTGAGTCAATGGATAGAAAATTCGCCGGGACAATCACAAGACTTTTATATTTGCAAAAGTCAGTCGGTGGCGGAGTATTTTTATATCCCGATCTTGGAAATTTATCGCGTTTTTCCAATGATCTTGAAGTCGAGATTAAGCTCGGCAAAAGTGAAATTATTGCTTTTCATTTTAAAGATACCTTGCCTGATACCTTCAAAAATCTTGATTTTGGCCAAGGTGATGTTGATTTTGTTTCTGCTTTTAAATACATTATAAATGCAGAAATTAATGTCCCATTTGTAATTGAAATGTGACATAAACCAGAAAATTTTGACCAAAATGCTGAATTTGAGCAAAATTTTCAAAAACAGGTTGAAATAATTCGTTCAGCCCGTGAATTTTTTCAAGAAAAGTTGAGGTTAGCTAATGAAAATTAA
- a CDS encoding 3-keto-L-gulonate-6-phosphate decarboxylase UlaD, translated as MAVPLLQIALDNQSIQEAIESAKKAEKYIDIIEVGTILLASEGKKAISELRKAFPDKIIVADGKIADAGNIFGKMFFEAGADFTTVICAAETATIKDLVDLSKKYYQKNGKTTEIQVEMTNNFAWDQVSDWKEVGVPQVVWHRPRDSQASGVKWAQKDIDIVKKLANLGFKVTITGGVEVEDIKLFKDIPIYIFIAGRSIRDAKDPEAKAKEFKDEFKKYWT; from the coding sequence ATGGCAGTCCCGCTCTTGCAAATCGCCCTTGACAATCAGAGTATTCAGGAGGCAATCGAGTCGGCAAAAAAGGCAGAAAAGTACATTGATATTATCGAAGTTGGAACAATTTTGTTAGCTTCGGAAGGTAAAAAAGCAATTTCGGAATTAAGAAAAGCATTTCCTGATAAAATCATAGTAGCAGATGGTAAAATTGCGGATGCCGGAAATATTTTCGGGAAAATGTTTTTCGAAGCAGGCGCTGATTTTACCACTGTAATTTGTGCAGCCGAAACAGCGACAATTAAGGATTTAGTTGATCTTTCAAAAAAATATTACCAAAAAAATGGCAAAACCACTGAAATTCAAGTCGAAATGACAAATAATTTTGCTTGAGATCAAGTATCTGACTGAAAAGAAGTAGGAGTTCCGCAAGTAGTCTGACACAGACCACGTGATTCGCAAGCTTCCGGGGTAAAATGAGCCCAAAAAGATATTGATATTGTCAAAAAACTTGCTAATTTAGGTTTTAAGGTTACAATCACCGGCGGGGTTGAAGTTGAGGATATTAAATTATTTAAGGATATCCCAATTTATATTTTTATCGCCGGCCGTTCAATTCGTGATGCAAAAGATCCAGAGGCAAAAGCAAAGGAATTCAAGGATGAGTTTAAAAAGTACTGAACCTAA
- a CDS encoding putative immunoglobulin-blocking virulence protein — MAIYLTRRKRLILISLTFGLLLSAIGTSGAYYKQDYQSKYGIQYLTISPSIILKNNPNTDNFSPVANTDYIQPPPKKEVPEAPKPTPPSETEKKPVYIPEIPTVKKTDLKPEINLEEKSKSKKNETAAIIIAPTILPNPPKSDLSKNQPAPAGAQTVLPKEEPIITRPRQNAPIPKKDEYQRVDLSGKYGSAIQTLIQRTRYNISARTTEKNRIEQHIEDLNFQREQKEKSVYWDEKIHKGKDWDKIINYEISLEQHQLDRQNQDLKHHNNRLARLQRGELDQIEFGFLEQGYSPDPDSDGWIPKNDWYRRSVIKNNASGIAPYGSSWENNDSTVLSSLRRQGWTKTVLDANSEQVKSFQSQGVSSGIKLIQYQKEKENNLPVQGNYNSFSSLVLDASDSNALSKFSSILESLEKTQQDLKEVVFENVKGEYSSTIESIIAKLPKKILSLRLFVEDPEGLLALSKLENHKLLELSLYSNRQNDDGAWAINPNALKNVDFVKWDYVDKPNIKLYNPALKLPGSIRFDTLTWSKDQSDPNKINEGLKIAFGSKINQRVFQGYFGGRGGYPPNLDFSKTSIKTLKGIDFDGTNKYFNDEISTWETDTGIKEQANFYLKFKNLSFGIDEDSQTDSTNSSSEKKYTVKLEDFDGQFGKRLNFGPHEFSIIELKDKSGKQVQNATLVLNGNYSEAAKSDLINFLKVAKRSSAFSKIVIDSSLFPQLGSNLEGLPVEVKTNKK; from the coding sequence ATGGCTATTTATCTAACGCGACGGAAAAGGCTGATCTTAATTTCACTAACTTTTGGACTTTTGTTATCGGCAATTGGAACTTCAGGAGCTTATTATAAACAAGATTATCAAAGCAAATACGGAATTCAGTATCTTACAATTTCTCCTTCGATTATTTTAAAAAATAACCCAAATACAGATAATTTTTCCCCAGTCGCTAATACCGATTATATCCAGCCTCCTCCAAAAAAGGAAGTACCTGAAGCCCCAAAACCAACTCCACCTTCAGAAACTGAAAAAAAACCAGTTTATATTCCCGAAATCCCGACTGTTAAAAAAACTGATCTAAAACCAGAGATAAACCTTGAAGAAAAATCCAAATCAAAAAAAAACGAAACCGCTGCAATAATTATAGCCCCCACTATCCTACCTAATCCGCCCAAATCTGACTTAAGCAAAAATCAACCAGCCCCAGCAGGAGCACAAACGGTACTACCAAAAGAAGAGCCAATAATTACAAGACCAAGACAAAACGCTCCTATCCCAAAAAAAGATGAATATCAACGCGTTGATCTTTCGGGAAAATATGGTTCGGCAATCCAAACTCTGATTCAAAGAACACGATATAATATTAGTGCACGTACTACCGAAAAAAATCGGATTGAACAACATATCGAAGATCTAAATTTTCAACGTGAGCAAAAAGAAAAATCGGTTTATTGAGACGAGAAAATCCATAAGGGAAAAGACTGAGATAAAATTATTAACTATGAAATTTCCCTTGAACAACACCAACTAGATCGCCAAAACCAAGATTTAAAACATCATAATAACCGACTTGCTCGTCTCCAAAGAGGTGAACTTGATCAAATTGAATTCGGATTTTTAGAGCAAGGTTATAGTCCTGATCCCGACTCGGATGGTTGGATTCCTAAAAACGACTGGTATAGAAGATCAGTAATTAAAAACAATGCCAGTGGTATCGCTCCTTATGGTAGTTCCTGAGAAAATAATGACTCAACAGTATTAAGTTCGCTAAGACGCCAGGGATGGACTAAAACAGTTTTAGATGCAAATTCGGAACAAGTTAAATCATTTCAATCCCAAGGTGTTTCTTCCGGGATCAAACTTATCCAGTATCAAAAAGAAAAAGAAAATAACCTCCCGGTTCAAGGAAATTATAATAGTTTTTCTTCGCTAGTCCTTGATGCTTCCGATTCAAATGCGCTTTCCAAATTTTCTTCAATTCTTGAAAGTCTTGAAAAAACCCAACAAGATCTAAAAGAGGTTGTCTTTGAAAATGTCAAAGGTGAATATTCTTCAACAATTGAAAGTATAATTGCAAAATTACCAAAAAAAATTCTTTCCCTACGGCTTTTTGTCGAAGATCCTGAAGGACTTTTAGCTTTATCAAAACTTGAAAATCATAAATTATTAGAATTATCCCTTTATTCAAATCGTCAAAATGACGATGGAGCCTGAGCAATTAATCCAAATGCGCTAAAAAATGTCGATTTTGTTAAATGAGATTATGTTGATAAACCCAATATAAAACTTTATAATCCCGCCCTAAAATTGCCTGGTTCAATCCGTTTTGATACTCTAACTTGATCCAAAGATCAATCAGATCCAAACAAAATTAACGAAGGTCTAAAAATTGCCTTTGGTTCAAAAATCAACCAACGAGTTTTCCAGGGATATTTTGGCGGGCGAGGTGGTTATCCGCCAAATTTAGATTTTAGTAAAACAAGTATTAAAACTCTAAAAGGTATTGACTTCGATGGGACAAATAAATATTTTAATGATGAAATTTCAACTTGGGAAACTGATACCGGAATTAAAGAGCAAGCAAATTTTTACCTTAAATTCAAGAATCTTTCATTTGGAATTGATGAAGATTCCCAGACTGATTCAACTAATTCTAGCTCCGAGAAAAAATACACGGTTAAACTAGAAGACTTTGATGGTCAGTTTGGTAAAAGGTTAAATTTTGGACCTCATGAATTTTCCATAATTGAGTTAAAAGATAAATCCGGTAAACAAGTTCAAAATGCAACTTTAGTTTTAAATGGAAATTATTCTGAGGCGGCTAAATCCGATCTGATTAATTTCCTTAAAGTCGCAAAACGAAGCAGTGCTTTTTCAAAAATAGTTATTGATTCCTCGCTTTTTCCCCAACTTGGTTCTAATTTAGAAGGTTTACCAGTTGAAGTTAAAACAAATAAGAAATAA
- a CDS encoding IS1634-like element ISMhp1 family transposase has translation MKKHNLILFNVWGSSKDKIYKYVGWTQGYGKAPKRWFSIGNVQTLEKINPNAIQIIKEKLKLFSNLDDKDKIKTTLLDSIKNSAIIEGSVFIGGELIEKLIEKHNIFESLPKSRHKNMRQIFNYLISKRITDPGSIINAFDKKDDYSNQINTSKNSFYRLLDLVYESQNQLLDSLNKMVISELGKRDNEFYFDSSTVYFETFERNGLGIPGYSKDAKFKEDQIVIALACDKNGIPFHIKVFKGNTADSSTLIPFVLDIESKYNIKNMTIIADRGMSTAANIRFLESKEYNFIISYRAKIGSQKFKNYLLDPSDYVDLNTDFKYKKEEFYSSYKNKRYTENIRRRIITYSRKRAIKDSKAREEQIQSFIKKQNKDGFIEVNKLFGKKPKYFREISNMKFELDQSKIDKDKQFDGYYVYETNILNLNVLDIVEKYQKQWNIEANFRSLKGLLNIRPVFLRIDEHILAHTFLCFISLVILKTIIFKINKHISDNKLFANSQLTEVGLVTMLQKLRQRVEFNTLDQQMIFKNRDGVPSDPNIWNRYDFYFDILINQ, from the coding sequence ATGAAAAAGCATAATTTGATTTTGTTTAATGTTTGAGGATCTTCAAAAGATAAAATATATAAATATGTTGGCTGAACACAAGGTTATGGGAAAGCTCCAAAACGTTGATTTAGTATAGGAAATGTGCAAACTTTGGAAAAAATTAATCCAAATGCTATTCAAATTATCAAAGAAAAATTGAAATTATTTTCAAATTTAGATGACAAAGATAAAATCAAGACAACTTTACTTGATTCTATTAAAAATTCCGCCATAATCGAAGGTTCGGTTTTTATTGGTGGGGAATTAATTGAAAAACTTATTGAAAAGCACAATATTTTTGAATCACTTCCTAAAAGTAGACATAAAAATATGAGACAAATTTTTAACTACTTAATTTCAAAGCGAATTACTGATCCTGGTAGCATTATTAATGCTTTTGATAAAAAGGATGATTACTCAAATCAAATAAATACTTCCAAAAATAGCTTTTATAGACTCTTAGATCTTGTCTATGAATCACAAAATCAACTTTTAGATAGTCTTAACAAAATGGTTATAAGCGAGCTTGGAAAAAGGGACAATGAATTTTATTTTGATTCATCAACAGTCTATTTTGAGACATTTGAAAGAAATGGATTAGGAATTCCTGGCTATTCTAAAGATGCTAAATTCAAAGAAGATCAAATTGTCATTGCTTTAGCATGCGATAAAAATGGCATTCCTTTTCATATTAAAGTTTTTAAAGGAAATACAGCCGATTCTAGTACCCTAATCCCTTTTGTATTAGATATTGAATCTAAATATAATATCAAAAATATGACAATAATTGCTGACCGTGGCATGTCCACTGCTGCAAATATTCGATTTCTTGAATCAAAAGAATATAATTTCATTATTTCTTATCGTGCAAAGATAGGCAGTCAAAAATTTAAAAATTATTTATTAGATCCTAGCGATTATGTTGATCTAAATACAGATTTTAAGTATAAAAAAGAAGAATTTTATTCATCTTATAAAAATAAAAGATACACTGAAAATATTAGAAGAAGAATTATTACTTACAGTAGAAAAAGAGCAATAAAAGACAGCAAGGCTCGCGAAGAGCAAATCCAAAGTTTTATTAAAAAACAAAATAAAGATGGTTTTATTGAAGTAAACAAATTGTTTGGTAAAAAACCTAAATATTTTAGGGAAATTTCAAACATGAAATTTGAATTAGATCAAAGTAAAATTGACAAGGACAAACAATTTGATGGTTACTATGTCTATGAAACAAATATACTAAATTTAAATGTCTTAGACATAGTTGAAAAATACCAAAAACAGTGAAATATTGAAGCTAATTTTAGAAGTCTAAAAGGTTTATTGAATATTCGTCCTGTATTTTTAAGAATAGATGAGCATATCCTAGCTCATACATTTTTGTGCTTTATCTCATTAGTTATTTTAAAAACTATAATTTTTAAAATCAACAAACATATTAGTGATAACAAGTTATTTGCAAACAGTCAATTAACTGAAGTTGGTTTAGTAACGATGTTGCAAAAATTAAGACAAAGGGTTGAATTTAACACTTTAGATCAACAAATGATATTTAAAAATCGCGATGGTGTTCCTAGCGATCCCAATATTTGAAATAGGTATGATTTCTACTTTGATATCTTAATAAATCAGTAA